The following proteins are co-located in the Candidatus Nitrotoga sp. AM1P genome:
- a CDS encoding helix-turn-helix domain-containing protein produces the protein MHPNSVQSKARSGEIPAAKPGKCWAFLQDDLVSYLRSLYSSKWRTLEGDTKENLPCHSTSVRTHQSGGFVSPTRVTEYNKALALPCEKKRKSTKPS, from the coding sequence ATGCATCCCAACTCGGTGCAATCCAAGGCGCGATCCGGTGAGATTCCAGCCGCCAAACCGGGCAAGTGCTGGGCATTCCTGCAAGATGATCTTGTGTCCTATCTGCGTTCACTCTATTCTTCCAAGTGGCGAACGCTGGAAGGTGACACAAAGGAGAATTTACCATGTCACTCTACAAGCGTGAGGACTCATCAATCTGGTGGGTTCGTTTCACCCACAAGGGTAACCGAATACAACAAAGCTCTGGCACTCCCGTGCGAGAAAAAGCGGAAGAGTACGAAGCCAAGCTGA
- a CDS encoding tyrosine-type recombinase/integrase produces the protein MWWVRFTHKGNRIQQSSGTPVREKAEEYEAKLRSSLWEQERLGAKPIYKWNDAVVKYLSETKHKASQISDIFHLRWLGQHLNGIALHAIKRELLDKISAAKQAEGVANSTVNRMQEVVRAILRKACNEWEWLDRVPVVRMLSEPTKRVRWITRDEADTLIAELPPHLADMVRFSLETGLRRSNVTGLQWSQVDLVRRTAWIHPDQAKARKAIPVPLSNVAVEVLRKQIGRHSENVFTFNGKPVHQVNTKAWHKALERVGIENFRWHDLRHTWASWHIQEGTPLHVLQELGGWSTPEMVQKYAHLSSEHLAQWVDRRSVVLAENSPEVVRFLLQENNKGLSISA, from the coding sequence ATCTGGTGGGTTCGTTTCACCCACAAGGGTAACCGAATACAACAAAGCTCTGGCACTCCCGTGCGAGAAAAAGCGGAAGAGTACGAAGCCAAGCTGAGATCGTCGCTGTGGGAGCAGGAAAGGCTGGGAGCCAAGCCGATCTATAAGTGGAACGATGCAGTTGTGAAGTATCTGAGCGAGACGAAACACAAGGCTTCGCAAATCAGCGACATTTTTCATTTGCGCTGGCTGGGTCAACATCTCAACGGCATCGCGTTGCATGCAATCAAGCGGGAATTGCTGGATAAAATTTCTGCCGCGAAACAGGCTGAGGGTGTTGCAAACTCGACGGTCAATCGTATGCAGGAAGTTGTTCGGGCAATTCTTCGAAAAGCCTGCAATGAATGGGAATGGCTGGATCGTGTTCCGGTGGTGCGTATGCTGTCGGAACCGACCAAGCGAGTGCGGTGGATAACAAGGGATGAGGCTGATACGCTGATTGCCGAATTACCTCCGCACCTGGCTGATATGGTGCGCTTCAGTTTGGAAACAGGCTTGCGGCGTTCTAATGTTACTGGCCTGCAATGGTCACAGGTGGATTTAGTGCGCAGAACGGCATGGATTCATCCAGATCAGGCCAAGGCCAGAAAAGCGATTCCCGTCCCATTGTCGAACGTAGCGGTTGAAGTGCTGCGCAAACAGATCGGAAGGCATTCAGAGAACGTGTTTACCTTCAATGGCAAGCCTGTGCATCAAGTGAACACAAAAGCGTGGCACAAAGCGTTAGAGCGGGTTGGCATCGAGAATTTCCGCTGGCATGATCTCAGGCACACATGGGCAAGCTGGCACATTCAAGAAGGCACCCCGTTGCACGTACTGCAAGAGTTGGGCGGATGGTCAACACCGGAGATGGTTCAGAAGTATGCGCACCTCTCTAGTGAGCATTTGGCGCAGTGGGTGGATCGTAGGTCAGTGGTTTTGGCTGAAAACTCACCGGAAGTGGTACGTTTTTTACTACAGGAAAATAACAAAGGGCTAAGCATTTCTGCCTAA
- the ispD gene encoding 2-C-methyl-D-erythritol 4-phosphate cytidylyltransferase, protein MSEIFALVPAAGCGSRMGSELPKQYLQLAGQPMIYHALLTLCASSDVKTIFVVLAPDDMYWHGYDWSLFGDKLQPLFCGGATRAESVLNGLMAAELELDDWLLVHDAARPCLSHKQLARLIEVLRDDEVGGILAVPVADTLKRADAECRIVHTESREGVWQAQTPQMFRTGLLLQALRVAPNVTDDASAVEALGFHPKLVTSSSSNFKVTYPQDIELAELLLTKRK, encoded by the coding sequence ATGTCTGAAATTTTCGCACTCGTCCCCGCCGCTGGTTGTGGTTCTCGCATGGGTAGTGAGTTACCAAAACAATATCTACAGCTGGCCGGGCAGCCGATGATTTATCACGCACTTTTAACGTTGTGTGCCAGCTCGGACGTCAAGACTATCTTTGTAGTGCTCGCGCCGGATGACATGTATTGGCATGGTTATGACTGGTCGCTATTCGGAGATAAGTTGCAGCCGCTATTTTGTGGTGGCGCAACGCGCGCGGAAAGCGTGCTGAATGGACTAATGGCCGCGGAACTTGAACTCGACGACTGGTTGCTGGTACATGATGCTGCACGGCCTTGTTTGAGCCATAAGCAGCTTGCACGCTTGATTGAAGTATTGCGCGACGATGAGGTTGGCGGCATTCTTGCGGTGCCGGTGGCGGATACTTTGAAGAGAGCCGATGCTGAATGCCGAATTGTGCATACCGAGAGTCGTGAGGGAGTATGGCAGGCGCAGACTCCGCAGATGTTTCGCACTGGGCTGTTGTTGCAGGCGCTGCGAGTTGCCCCGAATGTAACGGATGATGCCTCCGCAGTCGAGGCGCTGGGGTTTCATCCCAAGCTCGTGACAAGCAGTTCCAGTAATTTCAAGGTAACTTATCCGCAAGATATTGAGTTAGCGGAATTGCTTTTAACTAAAAGAAAATAA
- the ispF gene encoding 2-C-methyl-D-erythritol 2,4-cyclodiphosphate synthase — MRIGQGFDVHQLVKGRKLIIGGVEIFYDKGLLGHSDADVLLHAICDALLGAAALGDIGRHFSDTDAKFKNMDSRILLREVARMVTNAGFRIGNLDATIIAQAPKMAPHIPRMVENIAADLGVAVNAVNVKATTTERLGFSGRGEGIAAQAVALLLV; from the coding sequence ATGAGAATCGGACAGGGTTTTGACGTTCATCAATTGGTTAAGGGGCGCAAGTTAATTATTGGTGGCGTGGAGATATTTTATGACAAGGGGCTGCTTGGCCATTCCGATGCTGACGTGCTGTTGCACGCTATCTGTGATGCCCTGCTGGGGGCGGCAGCCCTGGGTGATATCGGACGTCACTTTTCAGATACCGATGCAAAGTTTAAAAATATGGATAGCCGTATTTTATTGCGCGAAGTAGCGCGTATGGTGACCAATGCGGGCTTCCGCATAGGCAATTTGGATGCCACTATCATTGCACAAGCACCCAAGATGGCACCGCATATTCCGCGCATGGTAGAAAATATTGCCGCTGATTTAGGCGTAGCTGTAAATGCTGTAAATGTGAAAGCGACCACCACTGAGAGGTTGGGCTTTAGCGGGCGCGGGGAAGGCATCGCGGCGCAGGCCGTCGCGCTATTGTTAGTTTGA
- the tsaB gene encoding tRNA (adenosine(37)-N6)-threonylcarbamoyltransferase complex dimerization subunit type 1 TsaB, which produces MRILALETSTEYCSVALWQDGNVVTRCELVGQRHSELLIGILDSLLHEAGVKISELDGIAFGAGPGSFTGVRIACGVTQGLALGADLPVVGVCTLQALAQAAGHDKVITALDARMGEIYHAVYEKRAGSWVAVCEPNLCLPQQAPQVQGSGWFGTGSGFAMYGAVLGNRYAGQISGSDIQAVPQASAIAEFAAPLFAAGQGMDAAQAMPFYLRDKVALKTSER; this is translated from the coding sequence ATGCGTATATTAGCGCTGGAAACGTCCACTGAATACTGCTCCGTTGCGCTATGGCAGGACGGCAATGTCGTCACTCGGTGCGAGCTGGTTGGGCAGCGCCATTCCGAATTGCTGATAGGGATACTGGATAGTTTATTGCATGAAGCGGGCGTTAAAATTTCGGAATTAGATGGCATTGCATTTGGCGCTGGGCCGGGTTCATTCACCGGTGTGCGTATCGCTTGCGGGGTGACGCAAGGATTGGCGCTGGGAGCGGATTTGCCGGTGGTGGGAGTGTGTACGCTACAAGCATTAGCGCAAGCCGCTGGCCACGATAAAGTGATCACTGCATTGGATGCACGCATGGGCGAGATTTATCATGCTGTATATGAAAAACGGGCGGGGTCATGGGTGGCGGTTTGCGAGCCGAATTTGTGTTTGCCGCAACAGGCTCCACAGGTTCAAGGCTCTGGATGGTTTGGCACAGGCAGTGGTTTTGCCATGTATGGTGCTGTATTGGGTAATCGTTATGCCGGGCAAATTTCTGGCAGCGATATTCAGGCCGTGCCACAGGCCAGCGCCATTGCAGAATTTGCCGCGCCATTATTTGCTGCTGGTCAAGGCATGGACGCGGCGCAAGCCATGCCCTTTTATTTACGCGACAAGGTGGCGTTGAAAACCAGCGAGCGATGA
- the rimI gene encoding ribosomal protein S18-alanine N-acetyltransferase, whose amino-acid sequence MNFSPLHTHTVLRDMNLADVAEIVCIEQRVHACPWSSGNFTDALKSKYVCKVYEAEGEILGYVVFMFAVDEVHLLNISIVAEYQRKGLGRRLLGATIEMARGCSMRRMLLEVRHSNAAALGLYRDVGFRQIGLRHGYYSAGNEREDGIVMEYLL is encoded by the coding sequence ATGAATTTTTCCCCATTGCATACCCACACCGTCTTGCGTGATATGAATCTAGCAGACGTGGCCGAGATAGTGTGCATTGAGCAACGCGTGCATGCTTGTCCGTGGTCTAGCGGGAATTTTACCGATGCGCTTAAAAGTAAGTATGTATGCAAGGTGTATGAAGCAGAGGGTGAGATATTAGGCTATGTTGTGTTTATGTTTGCAGTAGATGAAGTTCACTTGCTTAATATCAGCATCGTTGCCGAATATCAACGCAAGGGGCTGGGCCGTAGGCTGTTAGGTGCAACCATAGAAATGGCACGCGGTTGTAGCATGCGGCGCATGTTGCTGGAGGTGCGTCATTCCAACGCGGCTGCGCTGGGGCTGTATCGTGATGTCGGGTTTCGTCAAATTGGCCTGCGTCATGGCTATTATTCAGCAGGTAATGAGCGTGAAGACGGAATTGTGATGGAATATTTACTGTGA
- a CDS encoding uracil-DNA glycosylase, translated as MNREEAILRELNLYPLWQRREQAQSVLEQVTAVVQPVTEQITSKIVVEKVDMQNLDSYDWPKLQALVKNCTACTLRASCTQTVFGMGDVRADWLFVGEWPGADEDIQGEPFVGQSGKLLDNMLAAIKLKRGHNVYITNIVKCYPPGNRTPEANEIAQCVPYLDRQIQLIQPKLIVALGETAALLLGHGAMLSGVRGKLHDYRGSSSYSLVKGIPLIITYHPTYLLHTPLKKTEAWDDLCLAVATMQGLV; from the coding sequence GTGAATCGAGAAGAAGCAATACTACGTGAGCTTAATCTCTATCCGCTGTGGCAACGGCGCGAACAAGCACAGTCTGTACTAGAGCAAGTAACAGCAGTTGTTCAACCGGTTACAGAGCAAATAACTAGCAAGATTGTCGTGGAAAAAGTAGACATGCAGAATCTGGACAGTTACGACTGGCCCAAGTTACAAGCATTGGTAAAAAATTGCACGGCGTGCACGCTGCGGGCGAGTTGTACACAGACGGTTTTTGGTATGGGTGATGTGCGGGCAGATTGGTTGTTCGTGGGCGAATGGCCGGGCGCGGACGAAGACATTCAAGGTGAGCCATTTGTGGGGCAATCCGGCAAGTTGCTAGATAATATGCTGGCCGCAATTAAGTTGAAGCGCGGTCACAATGTTTATATTACCAACATCGTTAAATGCTACCCACCCGGTAATCGCACGCCAGAAGCCAATGAGATTGCTCAATGTGTGCCTTACCTGGACCGCCAGATTCAACTCATCCAGCCCAAGCTGATCGTGGCTCTGGGTGAAACCGCCGCATTATTATTGGGGCATGGTGCCATGCTGTCAGGTGTGCGCGGCAAACTGCACGACTATCGCGGCTCATCCTCTTATTCTTTGGTGAAAGGTATCCCACTCATCATCACATACCATCCGACCTATCTGCTGCACACCCCGCTGAAAAAAACCGAAGCATGGGACGATCTGTGCCTGGCAGTTGCTACGATGCAGGGGTTGGTTTGA
- the lplT gene encoding lysophospholipid transporter LplT, giving the protein MNRGFYIILAAQFFSALADNALLFAAIALLHEVHAPEWHTPILQAAFVVSYIVLAPFVGAFADSLPKGRVMFISNSIKLFGCIAMLVGVNPLLAYAVAGLGAAAYSPAKYGILTEYLPSDKLVLANSWIEGLTVAAIVLGAVVGGILIGPNISGQMLQWWDVPIIETGIDSAPELAISIITVIYLIAALFNLYIPRVPIEHKPLSRNPGFLVGEFAHCFKLLWKDPLGQVSLSVTTLFWGAGATLRLIVLAWAVTVLHYDMGEAAKLTAWVAIGIAIGSVLAAKYVKLEHSVKVLPVGIAMGLMVLAMIPVTSTPLAIALLIIIGAMGGYLLVPMNALLQHRGHLLMGAGRSIAVQNFNENISIFAMLALFALMQKLELSIYTITLVFGLLLAGIMTVLYKKHSHDQDRGQM; this is encoded by the coding sequence ATGAATCGCGGATTTTATATAATACTTGCGGCGCAGTTCTTTTCCGCACTCGCAGACAACGCTCTACTCTTTGCCGCCATCGCATTACTTCACGAAGTACATGCGCCAGAATGGCATACTCCGATACTGCAAGCAGCATTTGTGGTGTCCTATATCGTGCTGGCGCCTTTTGTAGGCGCCTTCGCTGATTCGCTGCCCAAGGGTCGCGTGATGTTCATCAGTAACAGCATCAAGCTGTTCGGCTGTATTGCGATGCTGGTCGGGGTAAACCCACTCCTCGCCTATGCAGTGGCGGGTTTGGGCGCGGCGGCTTACTCCCCGGCAAAATACGGTATCCTTACCGAATACTTACCGTCCGACAAATTAGTACTGGCAAATAGTTGGATAGAAGGATTGACTGTTGCCGCCATCGTACTTGGCGCAGTAGTGGGTGGGATACTCATCGGCCCAAATATTTCAGGCCAAATGCTGCAATGGTGGGACGTACCAATAATAGAAACCGGCATTGACTCAGCGCCGGAACTGGCTATCTCCATCATCACTGTTATTTATCTCATCGCAGCGTTGTTCAATCTCTACATCCCGCGCGTCCCAATCGAGCACAAGCCATTAAGCCGCAACCCAGGGTTCTTGGTAGGTGAATTCGCGCATTGTTTCAAACTGCTATGGAAAGACCCGCTAGGGCAAGTATCACTGAGTGTCACCACACTTTTCTGGGGAGCAGGCGCCACATTACGTTTAATCGTATTGGCATGGGCTGTCACCGTACTTCACTATGATATGGGCGAAGCCGCCAAGCTCACCGCTTGGGTCGCCATTGGCATCGCTATCGGGTCTGTACTAGCGGCTAAATACGTCAAACTGGAACACTCGGTGAAAGTATTGCCAGTAGGCATCGCCATGGGGCTAATGGTACTGGCCATGATCCCGGTTACCAGCACACCCCTTGCCATTGCACTGCTCATCATTATTGGCGCAATGGGTGGCTATCTCTTGGTACCTATGAATGCCCTCCTACAGCATCGCGGCCACTTGCTTATGGGTGCCGGCAGATCAATCGCTGTACAAAATTTTAATGAGAACATCAGTATTTTCGCCATGCTCGCATTGTTTGCCTTAATGCAAAAATTGGAATTAAGCATTTACACGATTACTTTAGTATTCGGCCTATTGCTCGCAGGCATCATGACGGTACTATATAAAAAGCATAGTCATGATCAAGATAGGGGACAAATGTAG
- the alr gene encoding alanine racemase — MPRPIQARIDLSALECNLQVVRRASSARIMAVIKADAYGHGLLRAAEALNEAEGFALLDIRDAICLRDAGFSQTILLLEGFFTPDDLPLVAEYDLACVIHNQQQIDMLDAYPSRGSLEVWFKVGSGMNRLGFAPDKVSAALERLKAHPAVRDITLMTHFAHADESTGVAAQLDVFNELAAPYRMPRSLANSAALLRYPATHADWVRPGIMLYGASPFVEISAQQLGLQPVMTLQSRIIAVQELRAGETIGYGGLFRAEAPMRVGVVACGYADGYPRHAPTGTPVLIDGQRTRTLGRISMDMLTVDLSALSAADVGSSVTLWGEGLPVEQVAHVAGTISYELLCALTARVPIVAN, encoded by the coding sequence ATGCCCCGTCCGATCCAAGCCCGCATTGATCTTTCCGCGTTAGAGTGCAACCTGCAAGTCGTACGTCGCGCGAGCAGCGCGCGCATTATGGCGGTGATCAAGGCCGATGCGTATGGTCATGGTTTATTACGTGCCGCTGAAGCGCTGAATGAGGCGGAAGGTTTCGCACTGCTGGATATCCGTGATGCGATATGCCTGCGCGATGCGGGGTTCAGTCAGACTATCCTGCTGCTGGAGGGATTTTTTACTCCGGACGATTTGCCGCTGGTGGCCGAATATGACCTTGCCTGTGTGATTCACAACCAGCAACAGATCGATATGCTGGACGCCTATCCGAGTCGTGGCAGCTTGGAGGTTTGGTTCAAGGTCGGCAGCGGTATGAACCGCTTAGGCTTTGCTCCAGACAAGGTTTCCGCTGCGCTGGAAAGACTCAAGGCTCACCCTGCCGTACGCGACATCACGTTGATGACGCATTTTGCCCATGCGGATGAATCGACAGGGGTGGCTGCACAATTGGACGTGTTTAATGAACTGGCCGCTCCGTACCGAATGCCCCGCTCGCTGGCTAACTCTGCCGCTCTGTTGCGTTATCCGGCAACCCATGCTGATTGGGTGCGTCCCGGTATCATGCTGTATGGTGCATCGCCGTTCGTGGAAATCAGCGCGCAACAACTCGGCTTGCAGCCAGTGATGACACTGCAAAGCCGCATCATTGCGGTGCAAGAGTTGCGTGCGGGCGAAACTATCGGTTATGGCGGGTTATTCCGCGCCGAGGCTCCCATGCGCGTTGGCGTGGTCGCCTGCGGCTATGCAGACGGTTACCCGCGTCATGCTCCAACAGGTACTCCAGTACTGATAGACGGCCAGCGTACTCGCACCTTGGGACGCATTTCGATGGATATGCTGACTGTGGATTTAAGTGCATTGTCGGCTGCAGATGTAGGCAGTAGCGTCACGTTATGGGGAGAGGGGTTGCCGGTGGAACAGGTAGCTCATGTGGCAGGTACTATCAGCTATGAGCTGCTGTGCGCGCTGACCGCACGCGTACCGATTGTGGCTAATTAA
- a CDS encoding S8 family serine peptidase — translation MLFLTPHQVAELQKDSRVALITQDSIVDMSSGWVDSTIGDETTSWGVIAVGGGMQINHSGTGVTVYVLDTGVGYHADLGGFNSSQVQRFNPNFYISNHVKYPANTVGCYAHATHVAGIIGAQTNGIGTKGINPGVPIVSVGTRTSPNGNPNLCSGGDTIDSYVIAGMDLIMQKIATSTSGKPGIVNISMNNSMGLYKYGQTLGNKLFVLSQPGLKYINGQLTAYSGAFVAQSAGKNYQDACNFAFDGFNHQGANIYDGIMVVGAIMSNGFPVQKPVSGNGFINFPYAGDGAGSNYGRCVDVWAPGNIIKSTWASTVSPYTQLSNVPYNNYVNLSGTSMAAPHIAGWQPILPKL, via the coding sequence TTGCTTTTTTTAACACCACATCAAGTAGCAGAATTGCAAAAGGACAGTCGCGTGGCTCTCATTACACAAGACTCCATTGTGGACATGAGCAGTGGCTGGGTGGATAGTACAATAGGCGATGAAACAACGTCTTGGGGCGTGATTGCTGTCGGTGGAGGAATGCAAATAAATCACTCAGGAACAGGTGTCACCGTCTATGTTCTAGATACTGGAGTCGGTTACCATGCTGATCTTGGCGGGTTTAATTCGTCTCAGGTCCAGCGTTTCAATCCTAATTTTTACATATCGAACCATGTTAAGTACCCTGCTAATACCGTGGGTTGTTATGCTCACGCTACTCATGTGGCGGGTATCATTGGCGCACAGACAAATGGTATTGGTACTAAAGGAATAAACCCTGGGGTACCAATTGTGTCGGTAGGGACAAGAACATCCCCCAACGGGAATCCTAATCTTTGTTCAGGTGGTGACACAATCGATAGTTATGTTATTGCTGGAATGGATTTAATTATGCAAAAAATTGCTACCTCTACTTCAGGTAAGCCCGGAATTGTAAACATTTCAATGAATAATTCGATGGGTTTATATAAATATGGCCAAACTCTTGGCAATAAATTATTTGTCCTTTCTCAGCCTGGGCTAAAATATATTAACGGACAGCTCACCGCTTATTCAGGAGCTTTCGTTGCTCAGTCAGCGGGCAAGAACTATCAGGATGCATGCAACTTCGCTTTCGATGGCTTTAATCATCAAGGTGCTAATATTTATGATGGCATTATGGTAGTCGGTGCCATCATGAGTAATGGGTTTCCAGTACAGAAACCCGTGAGTGGGAATGGATTCATTAATTTTCCTTATGCAGGGGACGGAGCGGGATCGAACTATGGTCGGTGCGTCGATGTGTGGGCTCCGGGGAATATAATCAAGTCAACTTGGGCGAGTACTGTTTCTCCTTACACCCAGTTATCGAATGTTCCCTACAATAATTACGTTAACCTTTCAGGTACGTCAATGGCGGCACCACATATTGCGGGGTGGCAGCCTATCTTGCCGAAACTCTGA
- a CDS encoding RCC1 domain-containing protein, which produces MLISLQARRQSKILLATLLLFSGLGAQAAVPQLAVGDSHSIALKGDGTAWTWGSDTWGQLGSNAIPTRNHLTSSSVPVPVTDLGFTTSTMASAHYYSLALKGDGTVWAWGDAGHFSSGWATTGLGEAPVQMVGISEITAIAAGYYNTVVLKSDGTVWSWGLTDFNPTEEEIQFAPPMQAAGLAGIRAIAAGAQYGVALRSDGTVWSWGVNPFGILGNGTTTSDSDIPVRAAGLEGIIAIAAGDLHTVALKNDGTVWAWGHNSSGQLGIGTTTDSTIPVQVPGIAGVIRIAAAGGNTVALKNDGTVWVWGYNADGQLGNGTHVNSLVPIQVAGLDDVEAIAAGSRNIAALKRDGSVWEWGDNSSGQNGNGTYVNSIIPVQSLINLGIDNNPYTGLWWNPNESGWGMSITQHNAMIFAALYTYDQAGQPTWYVMSRCPVAVHSCTGEIYKVMGGTQPVVSWNGSGKVVSSVGSGTLTFADANNVTFNYTLEGVAGTKFITRQVFAMDSIPSAVDYSDLWWNPKESGWGVAITQEYGMAFATWYTYDANGKAIWYVASRCPVIGNGCTGDLYQVTGGSPFTSPWNGSNKVVTGIGSVTFTFSDANNGVMAYSINGSAGSRNITRQGF; this is translated from the coding sequence ATGTTGATTTCTTTGCAGGCTCGTCGCCAGTCCAAGATATTATTAGCGACCCTTTTACTGTTTTCAGGATTAGGTGCTCAAGCAGCTGTGCCGCAACTTGCAGTGGGTGATTCTCACTCCATCGCACTGAAGGGCGACGGCACAGCATGGACCTGGGGGAGCGATACCTGGGGACAACTCGGAAGCAACGCAATCCCGACTAGGAACCATCTAACCTCCTCTTCTGTGCCGGTACCGGTGACAGATTTGGGTTTCACCACATCCACTATGGCCAGTGCTCATTACTACAGCCTTGCGCTGAAGGGGGATGGCACGGTATGGGCCTGGGGTGATGCGGGACATTTCTCGTCAGGTTGGGCTACAACTGGACTGGGTGAGGCGCCTGTACAGATGGTTGGAATCAGTGAAATCACGGCCATTGCTGCAGGCTATTATAATACCGTGGTACTTAAAAGTGATGGCACCGTGTGGTCATGGGGATTGACAGACTTTAACCCCACAGAAGAGGAGATTCAATTTGCACCGCCAATGCAGGCAGCCGGCCTCGCCGGAATCAGGGCCATCGCCGCAGGTGCCCAGTATGGTGTTGCATTAAGAAGCGACGGTACAGTGTGGTCTTGGGGTGTTAATCCTTTCGGCATCCTCGGCAACGGCACTACTACTAGCGACTCCGACATACCAGTACGGGCGGCGGGCTTGGAAGGAATTATAGCCATCGCGGCAGGCGATCTACATACAGTAGCACTGAAAAACGACGGCACGGTGTGGGCTTGGGGGCACAACTCGAGCGGACAACTCGGTATCGGGACGACTACCGATTCAACTATACCGGTGCAGGTGCCGGGTATTGCCGGAGTAATACGCATTGCAGCGGCAGGGGGTAATACCGTTGCTTTAAAAAATGATGGCACGGTATGGGTTTGGGGATACAACGCCGATGGGCAGCTTGGAAATGGCACCCATGTCAATTCATTAGTCCCAATACAGGTAGCGGGTCTGGATGATGTTGAGGCCATTGCCGCAGGCAGCCGCAATATTGCCGCACTGAAGCGTGATGGAAGCGTATGGGAATGGGGTGACAATTCATCCGGCCAAAATGGAAATGGCACTTATGTAAATTCCATCATACCTGTCCAATCTCTCATCAACCTCGGGATTGACAACAATCCATATACTGGACTCTGGTGGAATCCAAACGAATCTGGCTGGGGCATGAGCATCACCCAGCACAACGCTATGATTTTTGCCGCGCTCTACACGTATGACCAAGCCGGCCAGCCCACCTGGTATGTCATGTCCCGTTGCCCGGTTGCGGTCCACAGTTGTACGGGGGAAATCTACAAAGTGATGGGTGGTACACAACCAGTTGTTTCGTGGAACGGTTCCGGTAAAGTGGTCAGTAGCGTTGGTTCGGGCACACTGACGTTCGCCGATGCCAATAATGTGACGTTCAACTACACCCTTGAGGGCGTTGCCGGAACCAAATTTATCACGCGGCAGGTTTTTGCCATGGATAGCATTCCCTCGGCTGTTGATTACAGTGATTTGTGGTGGAACCCGAAGGAGTCCGGTTGGGGTGTTGCCATCACTCAGGAATACGGGATGGCATTTGCCACATGGTACACCTATGACGCAAACGGCAAGGCAATCTGGTATGTGGCGTCCCGTTGTCCCGTGATCGGAAACGGTTGCACCGGGGATCTGTATCAAGTGACCGGTGGCTCACCATTTACTTCTCCATGGAATGGCTCGAACAAGGTTGTAACCGGGATCGGATCGGTGACTTTCACGTTCAGCGATGCGAACAATGGCGTTATGGCCTATTCCATCAATGGTTCAGCCGGAAGTCGGAACATCACACGGCAAGGGTTTTGA
- a CDS encoding helix-turn-helix domain-containing protein has translation MSRPPRGQDVLAIALQAIASATTIEPLRQAQAVVLPLQYGMSLEQTAQVIGLSKGWACRLRNQFIAGGAIGDKGKSVRGGRYREHFTPEREAELLKPFLEPARMGGILVVSQIKPQLEIALGRKMALSSVYK, from the coding sequence ATGTCACGACCACCGCGAGGCCAGGATGTACTTGCTATCGCACTCCAAGCCATTGCTTCAGCGACGACGATTGAACCGTTACGACAAGCACAGGCAGTGGTCTTGCCCCTTCAATACGGCATGAGTCTGGAGCAAACAGCACAGGTCATCGGATTGTCCAAAGGTTGGGCGTGCCGTTTGCGCAACCAGTTCATTGCGGGTGGAGCCATAGGCGATAAAGGTAAGTCCGTGCGCGGAGGGCGATACAGAGAACACTTCACCCCTGAGCGCGAAGCCGAACTGCTCAAACCGTTCCTGGAGCCTGCCCGTATGGGCGGTATTTTGGTGGTCAGCCAGATCAAGCCCCAACTCGAAATAGCGCTGGGGCGGAAGATGGCGCTGTCATCGGTGTACAAATGA
- a CDS encoding winged helix-turn-helix domain-containing protein: MHRHNWRKLAPDKRHPQSNPVAQADWEKNSPKRSPKSARTEQETNRSD, translated from the coding sequence CTGCATCGGCACAACTGGCGCAAACTCGCACCTGACAAAAGGCATCCGCAAAGCAATCCTGTAGCCCAGGCAGACTGGGAAAAAAACTCCCCGAAACGCTCGCCGAAATCCGCCAGGACTGAGCAAGAAACGAACCGATCCGACTGA